In one window of Candidatus Avedoeria danica DNA:
- a CDS encoding ribonuclease HII, with amino-acid sequence MDAGHRHVAGVDEVGRGALAGPVVAAAVVLRLGDDRERTRTCERLAAVRDSKVLDRPARVHLAPLVETEALAWSLGWAMADEIDMLGIGRATWLAMRRALRGLALVPDAVLVDGRALPSLGPWVQRSIVKGDGTVLSIAAASVVAKVRRDAWMIRLDEACRGYGFASHKGYGATSHRDAIAAHGSTTHHRLTWRLLPADLTPEAAPNERTPDDARNAVAGRPEADGRARRGARRRTTGGGGLDDPGAQLALPAG; translated from the coding sequence ATCGACGCCGGCCACCGCCACGTGGCCGGCGTCGATGAGGTGGGTCGCGGCGCACTGGCCGGCCCGGTCGTGGCCGCCGCCGTCGTGCTCCGGCTGGGGGACGATCGAGAGCGGACCCGGACGTGCGAGCGCTTGGCCGCGGTGCGCGATTCCAAGGTGCTGGACCGTCCGGCCCGGGTCCACCTCGCCCCGCTCGTCGAGACCGAAGCGCTGGCTTGGTCTCTCGGCTGGGCGATGGCGGACGAAATCGACATGCTCGGCATCGGCCGCGCGACGTGGCTGGCCATGCGCCGGGCGCTGCGGGGACTGGCCCTCGTGCCCGACGCCGTGCTCGTCGACGGTCGGGCGCTGCCGTCGCTTGGCCCGTGGGTGCAACGGAGCATCGTCAAGGGCGACGGGACCGTTCTCTCCATCGCCGCGGCCAGCGTCGTCGCCAAGGTTCGCCGTGATGCATGGATGATCCGGCTGGACGAGGCCTGCCGCGGCTACGGCTTCGCGTCGCACAAGGGCTACGGCGCGACGAGCCACCGCGACGCGATCGCGGCGCACGGCTCGACGACGCATCACCGGCTGACGTGGCGACTGCTGCCGGCGGATCTGACGCCCGAGGCGGCGCCGAATGAACGAACCCCCGACGACGCCCGCAACGCCGTCGCCGGACGACCGGAAGCCGATGGGCGCGCGCGCCGAGGCGCACGTCGCCGAACGACTGGTGGCGGCGGGCTGGACGATCCTGGTGCGCAACTGGCGCTGCCGGCTGGGTGA
- a CDS encoding YraN family protein, with product MGARAEAHVAERLVAAGWTILVRNWRCRLGELDIVARDGADLVCVEVRARRGSRFGSPEESVDARKQARLARLAQAYVQAVGWHGPWRIDVVAVEASGDGTPQRVRHYKSAVGL from the coding sequence ATGGGCGCGCGCGCCGAGGCGCACGTCGCCGAACGACTGGTGGCGGCGGGCTGGACGATCCTGGTGCGCAACTGGCGCTGCCGGCTGGGTGAGCTCGACATCGTCGCCCGGGACGGGGCGGACCTGGTGTGTGTCGAGGTCCGGGCGCGGCGCGGGTCGCGGTTCGGCTCGCCCGAAGAGAGCGTCGATGCACGGAAGCAGGCGCGCCTCGCGCGCCTCGCCCAGGCATATGTCCAGGCCGTGGGTTGGCACGGACCGTGGCGGATCGACGTCGTGGCCGTCGAGGCGTCCGGCGACGGGACGCCGCAGCGCGTCCGGCACTACAAGAGCGCGGTCGGGCTGTAG
- the rplS gene encoding 50S ribosomal protein L19 produces MSDLVKSLGVEHMLDRPDAVPYGKLRVGDTVRVHFRIVEGSRERLQAFQGVVIAVNPGTSDANFAVRRTGAHGVGVERIFPIHSPRLEQLEILRHAHVRRARLYYLRERTGKRARLREKRRFAAVARAEPEANAES; encoded by the coding sequence ATGTCCGACCTCGTCAAGAGCCTCGGCGTCGAGCACATGCTCGATCGGCCCGACGCCGTTCCGTATGGCAAGCTGCGCGTCGGGGACACCGTGCGCGTGCACTTCCGGATCGTCGAAGGATCGCGTGAGCGCCTTCAGGCGTTCCAGGGTGTCGTGATCGCAGTGAACCCCGGCACGTCCGATGCCAACTTCGCGGTGCGACGCACCGGGGCGCACGGCGTCGGGGTGGAGCGGATCTTCCCGATCCACTCCCCGCGCCTCGAGCAGCTCGAGATCCTGCGCCACGCCCACGTCCGCCGCGCCCGGCTGTACTACCTCCGCGAGCGCACCGGCAAGCGGGCCCGCCTGCGCGAGAAGCGCCGGTTTGCCGCGGTCGCCCGCGCCGAGCCCGAGGCGAACGCCGAATCGTAG
- a CDS encoding peptidoglycan DD-metalloendopeptidase family protein has protein sequence MNPLSPLPISGALAGGEPDPRRRRRRRRRFALAALLLGAVVLPAWWQIARPSFPAGPIRLPAWLAATATPSPSPRPATPSPRPSATATPWAPAVGVVSPPAPFFRFGRPFDPPDLALPANSYLYGTNAEGSLLLHHGNDLGAGAGTEVRSIGDGTVAYAGEDEARRFGPTFDFFGRLVIVRHDATLDGQPLYSLYGHLASTRVRYGQKVQRGAAIGTVGMAGIALGPHLHLEVRTAAVDYEATRNPLLFLAPVPGTGAVVARVRDAVGRPLHGAQVGLFALDGGERWIANSRTYPAEHVHPTAPFDENLVFSDLPPGRYALSMVHHSASIRTEVTIPGDGVAFAVLAP, from the coding sequence ATGAACCCCCTCTCGCCTCTTCCCATCAGCGGTGCGCTGGCCGGCGGTGAGCCGGATCCGCGGCGGCGTCGGCGGCGTCGACGCCGATTCGCGCTCGCCGCCCTCCTGCTGGGCGCCGTCGTGCTGCCCGCGTGGTGGCAGATCGCCCGCCCGTCCTTCCCCGCCGGCCCGATCCGCCTGCCGGCGTGGCTGGCTGCGACGGCCACGCCCAGCCCATCGCCCCGGCCGGCCACGCCGTCCCCGCGGCCGAGCGCGACGGCGACACCGTGGGCGCCTGCGGTGGGCGTCGTTTCGCCGCCCGCCCCGTTCTTCCGCTTCGGCCGCCCGTTCGATCCGCCCGACCTCGCCCTGCCCGCGAACTCATACCTCTACGGCACGAACGCCGAAGGTTCGCTCCTCCTCCACCACGGCAACGACCTTGGCGCCGGCGCGGGCACCGAGGTGCGCTCGATCGGCGACGGGACGGTGGCGTATGCGGGCGAGGACGAAGCCCGCCGCTTCGGACCGACGTTCGACTTCTTCGGCCGGCTCGTCATCGTCCGACATGATGCCACGCTCGACGGCCAGCCGTTGTACTCGCTGTATGGGCATCTGGCGTCGACGCGGGTGCGGTATGGGCAGAAGGTGCAGCGCGGTGCCGCGATCGGCACCGTCGGGATGGCCGGGATCGCGCTCGGGCCGCACCTGCACCTTGAGGTCCGCACGGCAGCGGTCGACTACGAGGCCACGCGCAACCCGTTGTTGTTCCTGGCGCCCGTGCCGGGCACCGGCGCCGTCGTCGCCCGCGTCCGCGACGCCGTCGGGCGGCCGCTGCACGGTGCGCAGGTTGGATTGTTTGCGCTGGACGGCGGCGAGCGTTGGATCGCCAACAGTCGGACCTATCCGGCCGAGCACGTCCATCCAACTGCGCCGTTCGACGAGAACCTCGTCTTCAGCGACCTGCCGCCCGGCCGCTACGCGCTGTCCATGGTCCACCACAGCGCGTCGATCCGCACCGAAGTGACGATTCCCGGCGACGGCGTCGCGTTCGCCGTCCTCGCACCGTGA
- the trmD gene encoding tRNA (guanosine(37)-N1)-methyltransferase TrmD → MRIDIVTLFPAMFAGPFDHSMIARAVAAGLVDIRVHDLRLWATDRHRTADDYAFGGGGGMVLKPEPLFRAVEDLLGIEPLRPDGPPPPCPVVLMTPQGHRFDHARARSLAAADRFILLCGHYEGFDERVRLHLATLEVSIGDFVVTGGELPAMLVADAVARLRPGVIGLAGGVESDSHAAGRLEHPHYTRPADFRGWTVPSVLTSGDHGAVATWRKRTAFQRTAERRPDLLVAVPPDVDEARWSGQP, encoded by the coding sequence CTGCGCATCGATATCGTGACGTTGTTCCCGGCGATGTTCGCCGGGCCGTTCGACCACAGCATGATCGCCCGCGCCGTCGCCGCCGGCCTCGTCGACATCCGCGTGCACGACCTGCGGCTGTGGGCGACGGACCGCCACCGCACGGCGGACGACTACGCCTTCGGCGGCGGCGGCGGCATGGTCCTCAAGCCGGAGCCGCTGTTTCGCGCCGTCGAGGACCTGCTCGGGATCGAACCGCTCCGTCCGGACGGCCCACCGCCGCCGTGCCCGGTCGTCCTGATGACGCCCCAAGGCCACCGCTTCGACCACGCCCGAGCCCGAAGCCTCGCCGCTGCGGACCGGTTCATCCTCCTGTGTGGCCACTACGAAGGCTTCGACGAGCGCGTCCGACTGCACTTGGCCACGCTCGAGGTCTCGATCGGCGACTTCGTCGTCACCGGCGGCGAGCTGCCGGCGATGCTCGTGGCGGATGCCGTCGCGCGGCTCCGACCCGGCGTCATCGGGCTCGCCGGCGGGGTCGAGTCCGACAGCCACGCGGCCGGACGCCTCGAACACCCTCACTACACCCGCCCGGCCGACTTCCGCGGCTGGACGGTGCCGAGCGTCCTCACCAGCGGCGACCACGGCGCCGTGGCCACGTGGCGCAAGCGAACGGCGTTCCAGCGAACGGCGGAGCGCCGACCGGACCTGCTGGTCGCCGTTCCGCCGGACGTGGATGAGGCGCGCTGGTCGGGCCAACCTTGA
- the miaA gene encoding tRNA (adenosine(37)-N6)-dimethylallyltransferase MiaA, which produces MIVLVGPTAVGKSGCALALAEMLGGEIVSLDSRQHYAGMDIGTAKPTASERARVPHHLIDVADAADVLSLAEVLERAARAVADIAARGRQPILVGGTGQYVRAYLEGWSVPAVPPDPVLRAELFAAAERDGPPALHARLAAVDPLSAARLHPNNVRRVVRALEVFAHAGRPLSELQAERRSVPDTVVVGLARDADDLGRRIDVRIDQMIAAGLEDEVRALVARGVGFDHPNMSGVGYAEWRPFFAGTTRWTRSSCACVGRRAASCASRHCGSGPMILGSGGSRRRMTMRGMPPSSPPSSG; this is translated from the coding sequence GTGATCGTGCTCGTCGGCCCGACAGCGGTCGGGAAGTCGGGCTGCGCCCTCGCGCTGGCCGAGATGCTCGGCGGTGAGATCGTCTCACTGGACTCGCGGCAGCACTATGCCGGGATGGACATCGGCACCGCCAAGCCGACCGCATCCGAACGCGCGCGCGTGCCCCATCACCTGATCGATGTCGCGGACGCGGCGGACGTGCTTTCGCTGGCCGAGGTGCTGGAACGCGCCGCACGCGCGGTGGCCGACATCGCTGCGCGCGGGCGGCAGCCGATCCTCGTCGGCGGGACCGGACAGTACGTCCGGGCCTATCTCGAGGGCTGGTCCGTGCCGGCGGTCCCGCCCGACCCTGTCCTGCGCGCTGAGCTCTTCGCGGCCGCGGAACGCGACGGCCCGCCGGCGCTCCATGCGCGCTTGGCGGCTGTCGACCCGCTGTCCGCGGCCCGCCTCCACCCCAACAACGTGCGGCGCGTCGTCCGGGCGCTCGAGGTGTTCGCTCACGCCGGGCGGCCACTGTCCGAACTGCAGGCCGAGCGGCGGAGCGTGCCGGACACGGTCGTCGTCGGCCTCGCCCGCGACGCGGACGACCTCGGCCGGCGGATCGACGTTCGAATCGACCAGATGATCGCTGCGGGGCTCGAGGACGAGGTCCGGGCGCTCGTCGCCCGCGGCGTCGGGTTCGACCACCCGAACATGAGCGGCGTCGGCTACGCCGAGTGGCGGCCGTTCTTCGCGGGGACGACACGCTGGACGAGGTCGTCGTGCGCCTGCGTTGGACGACGCGCCGCCTCGTGCGCAAGCAGGCACTGTGGTTCCGGCCCGATGATCCTGGGATCCGGTGGGTCGCGGCGGAGGATGACGATGCGCGGAATGCCGCCCTCGTCGCCGCCGTCGTCGGGCTGA
- a CDS encoding carboxypeptidase: MPARFDTYYDNDDLSAQLAELVAAHPTLARRDVLGLSHEGREIELIVLTNTATGPDTDKPALWIDANIHATEVTASMAALYVIHSVLTRHDAGDEAIRRILDTGALYIVPRLNPDGAALALSASPRHVRSSTRRYPYQDKQDGLHAEDIDGNGRILQMRIQDPNGDWKASDHDPRCMVKRAPDEHGGTYYRVLPEGTIHNYDGHVIKLARPEQSLDLNRNFAGGWRPEGQQYGAGDYPGSEPEAQAVLRFFAAHDNVFGALTYHTYSRAILRPFSMKPDDEMDTADKFTYEAIGQRGTDLTGYPNVSVYHHFRYHPKEVISGVFDDWLYSDRGVFAFTVELWDLPTAAGIEEKNKEKRFIEWMRFHPTADDVKIFDWLAANAPDQLHTWTPFDHPQLGPVEVGGANGFLTWRNPPPHLLEAEIAPQAAFALAFADLAPRLAWRALEATALGDDVWRIVAVVDNTGFLATSASQQARKVGTARPVRLELHLGDGATLVGGPPAVEVGHLEGRASKMAGGWFSNGATDHRGKAEWLVRAPAGATLSITAHGARAGTLRGDVRLG; this comes from the coding sequence ATGCCCGCCCGCTTCGACACCTACTACGACAACGACGACCTGTCGGCGCAGCTGGCCGAGCTCGTCGCGGCCCATCCGACGCTCGCCCGGCGCGACGTGCTCGGGCTGTCGCACGAGGGGCGCGAGATCGAGCTCATCGTCCTCACGAACACGGCGACCGGGCCGGACACGGACAAGCCGGCGCTGTGGATCGACGCGAACATCCACGCCACGGAGGTGACGGCGTCGATGGCCGCGCTCTACGTGATCCACAGCGTGCTGACGCGCCACGACGCCGGCGACGAAGCGATTCGTCGCATCCTGGACACCGGCGCGCTGTACATTGTGCCCCGCCTGAATCCGGACGGCGCGGCGCTGGCGCTGTCTGCTTCGCCGCGCCACGTGCGCAGCAGCACGCGGCGCTACCCCTACCAGGACAAGCAGGACGGCCTGCATGCCGAGGACATCGACGGCAACGGGCGGATCCTGCAGATGCGGATCCAAGACCCGAACGGCGACTGGAAGGCGTCCGATCACGACCCGCGCTGCATGGTCAAGCGCGCACCGGACGAGCACGGCGGGACATACTATCGCGTGTTGCCGGAAGGAACGATTCACAACTACGACGGCCACGTGATCAAGCTTGCCCGGCCCGAGCAGAGCCTCGACCTGAACCGGAACTTTGCCGGCGGATGGCGGCCCGAGGGCCAGCAGTACGGCGCGGGCGACTACCCCGGTTCCGAGCCCGAGGCGCAGGCCGTGCTCCGGTTCTTCGCCGCGCACGACAACGTCTTCGGCGCGCTGACCTACCACACCTACAGCCGCGCGATCCTGCGCCCGTTCTCGATGAAGCCCGACGACGAGATGGACACGGCCGACAAGTTCACGTACGAGGCCATCGGCCAGCGGGGGACCGACCTGACCGGCTACCCGAACGTCAGCGTCTACCACCACTTCCGCTACCACCCCAAAGAGGTGATCAGCGGCGTGTTCGACGATTGGCTCTACAGCGACCGCGGCGTCTTCGCCTTCACCGTCGAGCTCTGGGACCTGCCGACGGCGGCCGGGATCGAAGAGAAGAACAAGGAGAAGCGGTTCATCGAATGGATGCGCTTCCACCCGACGGCCGACGACGTGAAGATCTTCGACTGGCTCGCGGCGAACGCGCCGGACCAGCTGCACACCTGGACGCCGTTCGACCACCCGCAGCTCGGCCCGGTCGAAGTCGGCGGCGCGAACGGCTTCCTCACGTGGCGCAACCCGCCGCCCCACCTCCTGGAGGCCGAGATCGCTCCGCAGGCCGCCTTCGCCCTCGCCTTCGCCGACCTCGCCCCGCGCCTCGCCTGGCGCGCCCTGGAGGCGACTGCGCTCGGCGACGACGTCTGGCGGATCGTCGCCGTCGTCGACAACACCGGCTTCCTGGCGACGTCCGCCAGCCAGCAGGCGCGCAAGGTCGGCACCGCCCGCCCGGTGCGACTCGAACTGCACCTCGGCGACGGCGCCACGCTCGTCGGCGGGCCGCCGGCCGTCGAGGTCGGCCACCTCGAGGGTCGCGCCAGCAAGATGGCCGGCGGCTGGTTCTCGAACGGCGCCACGGATCACCGCGGCAAGGCGGAGTGGCTCGTACGGGCGCCGGCGGGGGCGACGCTGTCGATCACCGCGCACGGGGCGCGGGCCGGGACCCTTCGGGGGGATGTGCGGTTGGGATGA
- a CDS encoding HIT domain-containing protein, with protein MATIFEKIIAGEIPAEILHHDDLVTAFRDITPRAPTHIVIVPNRAIPTVNDATADDEPALGRMFTVARTLAARDGIAEGGYRLIVNCNKDGGQEVFHVHMHLVGGRALGPMLGRETA; from the coding sequence ATGGCCACCATCTTCGAGAAGATCATCGCCGGCGAGATTCCGGCTGAAATCCTCCACCACGATGATCTCGTGACCGCCTTCCGCGACATCACCCCGCGCGCGCCGACGCACATCGTCATCGTCCCGAACCGCGCGATCCCGACCGTGAACGACGCGACCGCGGATGACGAACCGGCGCTCGGGCGGATGTTCACCGTCGCGCGCACGCTGGCCGCGCGCGACGGGATCGCCGAGGGCGGCTACCGCCTGATCGTGAACTGCAACAAGGACGGCGGGCAGGAGGTGTTCCACGTGCACATGCACTTGGTGGGGGGGCGGGCGCTCGGCCCGATGTTGGGGCGGGAGACGGCTTGA
- a CDS encoding ferritin produces MAKSTGGDGRAKPRERKLISGTLEAALNAQIGREFGASLEYVSIASYFDRSSLPQLADFFYRQADEEKMHAMKFVHFVNDSGGEVAIPAIPAARHAFASAEDAVNAALAWEHAVTGHINDLMGTALDERNFIAQQFLQWFVAEQLEEVASIGELLATVERAGEGNLLAVEDYVARRPQAAAEPAP; encoded by the coding sequence ATGGCCAAATCGACCGGTGGCGACGGACGCGCGAAGCCGCGCGAGCGGAAGCTGATCAGCGGCACGCTCGAGGCCGCGCTGAACGCCCAGATCGGACGCGAGTTCGGTGCTTCTCTCGAGTACGTCAGCATCGCCAGCTACTTCGATCGTTCCAGCCTGCCGCAGCTGGCGGACTTCTTCTATCGCCAGGCCGACGAAGAGAAGATGCACGCGATGAAGTTCGTGCACTTCGTGAACGACTCGGGCGGCGAGGTGGCGATCCCGGCGATCCCGGCGGCGCGCCACGCCTTCGCCTCGGCGGAGGATGCGGTGAACGCGGCGCTGGCGTGGGAGCACGCCGTCACCGGCCACATCAACGACCTCATGGGCACCGCGCTCGACGAGCGGAACTTCATCGCGCAGCAGTTCCTGCAGTGGTTCGTCGCCGAGCAGCTCGAGGAGGTCGCCTCGATCGGCGAGCTGCTGGCAACCGTCGAGCGCGCCGGCGAGGGCAACCTGCTGGCGGTCGAAGACTACGTCGCCCGCCGGCCGCAGGCGGCGGCGGAACCGGCGCCGTGA
- the trpS gene encoding tryptophan--tRNA ligase, whose translation MRTDNPGTVVEKPRKRILTGDRPTGRLHLGHYVGSLRHRLAFQHDHDSFFIIADLHMLTTKPSKDDIEHISEHAREIVLDHLAVGIDPAAVTFYLQSAVHEVYELQLLLSSLVTVERLQQLPTIKDMASAAGLEQIPYSLLGYPVLQAADILLPRAHVVPVGKDNESHVEITRQIARRFNTAYGEVFPIPDAFVVGGTLVGTDGNAKMSKSLDNAIFLSDDAAALRRRVRSMYTDPKRVHADIPGTVEGNPVFDYLDLFDPDTGAVDALKARYRTGTVGDVEVKAHLLDVLEAFLSPVRDRRAEYAARGGFVDALIVEGTLRMRDEARETMKAVKQAMGLTGAWNRIVRRAEKAHKRAE comes from the coding sequence ATGCGTACCGACAACCCGGGCACCGTGGTCGAAAAGCCCCGCAAGCGGATCCTGACCGGTGACCGCCCGACGGGCCGGCTCCACCTCGGGCACTACGTCGGCAGCTTGCGCCACCGGCTGGCGTTCCAGCATGACCACGACAGCTTCTTCATCATCGCCGACTTGCACATGCTCACGACGAAGCCGTCGAAGGACGACATCGAGCACATCAGCGAGCATGCGCGCGAGATCGTGCTCGACCACCTGGCCGTCGGGATCGACCCGGCCGCGGTCACGTTCTATCTGCAGTCGGCCGTGCACGAGGTCTACGAGCTTCAACTGCTCCTGTCGTCCCTCGTGACCGTCGAGCGCCTGCAGCAGTTGCCGACGATCAAGGACATGGCTTCCGCCGCCGGGCTCGAGCAGATTCCGTACAGCCTGCTCGGCTACCCCGTGCTCCAGGCCGCCGACATCCTCCTGCCGCGGGCGCATGTCGTTCCGGTCGGCAAGGACAACGAGTCGCACGTCGAGATCACGCGCCAGATCGCCCGCCGCTTCAACACGGCTTACGGCGAGGTCTTCCCGATCCCGGACGCCTTCGTCGTCGGCGGTACGCTCGTCGGGACGGATGGGAACGCGAAGATGTCCAAGAGCCTCGACAACGCGATCTTCCTGTCCGACGATGCCGCGGCGCTCCGCCGCCGCGTGCGGAGCATGTACACCGACCCCAAGCGCGTGCACGCGGACATTCCCGGCACGGTCGAGGGGAACCCGGTGTTCGATTATCTCGACCTCTTCGACCCCGACACCGGTGCGGTCGATGCCCTGAAGGCGCGCTACCGCACCGGCACGGTGGGCGACGTCGAGGTGAAGGCGCACCTGCTCGATGTCCTGGAGGCCTTCCTCTCACCCGTCCGCGACCGCCGGGCCGAGTACGCCGCGCGCGGCGGCTTCGTCGACGCGCTGATCGTGGAGGGCACGCTGCGGATGCGCGACGAGGCCCGCGAGACGATGAAGGCGGTCAAGCAGGCGATGGGCCTGACTGGCGCGTGGAACCGGATCGTGCGGCGGGCCGAGAAGGCGCACAAGCGGGCGGAGTGA
- a CDS encoding thymidine phosphorylase, whose product MHSILPLIEAKRDGHALGAADITALIRAVVRGDVPDYQLAAWLMAVVLRGMDASETASLTDAMANSGVRLDLSRITRPIVDKHSTGGVGDKTTLVVAPLAAATGLVVAKMSGRGLGHTGGTLDKLESIPGLTVDLDTERFILQAQRIGLVIAGQSADLAPADRILYALRDVTGTVPSLPLIAASIMSKKLAAGARAIVLDVKVGKGAFMTDLDSARSLAGTMVALGRAADPPRRVAALISAMDEPLGFAIGNALEVREAVQTLRGAGPADLTALSLELAGLMHVAGGTYATVDDARPALLEAIRSGQALECFKRMVEAQGGDPRAIDDDVRLPRADVVHAVRSERAGILTTVDARALGDASVALGAGRCVKGEAIDPAVGIVLEAKAGATVSSGDTLAWVHARSETAAEAGAAAVRAAMRLDEADGSAAPRPLVLESILP is encoded by the coding sequence ATGCACTCGATCCTGCCCCTGATCGAAGCCAAGCGCGACGGGCACGCCCTCGGCGCGGCCGACATCACGGCGCTCATCCGCGCCGTCGTGCGCGGCGACGTGCCGGACTACCAGCTGGCGGCGTGGTTGATGGCCGTCGTGCTGCGCGGGATGGACGCTTCCGAAACGGCGTCGCTGACGGACGCGATGGCCAACAGCGGCGTCCGCCTCGACCTGTCGCGCATCACGCGGCCGATCGTCGACAAGCACTCCACCGGCGGCGTCGGTGACAAGACGACGCTCGTCGTTGCGCCGCTCGCCGCCGCAACGGGGCTCGTCGTCGCCAAGATGAGCGGCCGGGGGCTCGGCCACACGGGCGGGACGCTCGACAAGCTCGAGAGCATCCCCGGCCTGACCGTCGACCTGGACACCGAGCGGTTCATCCTGCAGGCGCAGCGGATCGGGCTCGTCATCGCAGGGCAGTCCGCCGACCTCGCGCCCGCGGACCGCATCCTGTACGCGCTGCGCGACGTGACCGGCACGGTGCCGAGCCTGCCCCTCATCGCCGCCTCGATCATGTCAAAGAAGCTTGCGGCCGGCGCACGCGCGATCGTGCTGGACGTCAAGGTCGGCAAGGGCGCTTTCATGACCGATCTGGACAGCGCCCGCTCGCTGGCCGGGACGATGGTCGCGCTCGGGCGCGCGGCCGACCCGCCGCGCCGCGTGGCGGCGCTGATCTCGGCGATGGACGAGCCGCTCGGGTTCGCGATCGGCAACGCGCTCGAGGTTCGCGAGGCCGTTCAAACGCTGCGCGGCGCCGGCCCGGCCGACCTCACCGCCCTCTCGCTCGAACTCGCCGGCCTCATGCACGTCGCCGGGGGCACATACGCCACCGTCGACGACGCGCGGCCGGCCCTGCTCGAAGCGATCCGTTCCGGACAGGCGCTCGAATGCTTCAAGCGAATGGTCGAAGCGCAGGGCGGCGACCCGCGGGCGATCGACGACGACGTGCGCCTGCCGCGCGCGGACGTCGTTCATGCCGTGCGTTCGGAGCGCGCGGGCATCCTGACGACGGTCGACGCGCGTGCGCTCGGCGATGCGTCCGTGGCGCTGGGCGCAGGGCGGTGCGTGAAGGGCGAGGCGATCGATCCGGCGGTCGGGATCGTCCTGGAGGCCAAAGCCGGGGCCACCGTATCGTCGGGCGACACGCTGGCTTGGGTGCACGCGCGAAGCGAGACCGCCGCCGAGGCGGGCGCGGCGGCGGTTCGCGCCGCGATGCGCCTGGACGAGGCGGACGGTTCGGCCGCGCCTCGGCCGCTCGTGCTCGAGTCGATCCTTCCGTAG